Proteins found in one Canis aureus isolate CA01 chromosome 19, VMU_Caureus_v.1.0, whole genome shotgun sequence genomic segment:
- the SLC25A23 gene encoding mitochondrial adenyl nucleotide antiporter SLC25A23 isoform X5 — protein MRGGPGDAERRQRWGRLFEELDSNKDGRVDVRELRQGLARLGGGDPDRDTQQGISSEGDADPGGGLDLEEFSRYLQEREQRLLLLFHSLDRNQDGHIDVSEIQQSFRALGISISLEQAEKILHSMDRDGTMTIDWQEWRDHFLLHSLENVEDVVYFWKHSTVLDIGECLTVPDEFSEQEKLTGMWWKQLVAGAVAGAVSRTGTAPLDRLKVFMQVHASKTNKLNILGGLKSMIREGGMRSLWRGNGINVLKIAPESAIKFMAYEQIKRAIRGQQETLHVQERFVAGSLAGATAQTIIYPMEVLKTRLTLRRTGQYKGLLDCAWQILEREGPRAFYRGYLPNVLGIIPYAGIDLAVYETLKNRWLQQYSRDSADPGILVLLACGTISSTCGQIASYPLALVRTRMQAQGFSYGSSPHPPTPTPTHS, from the exons ATGCGGGGGGGCCCGGGCGACGCGGAGCGGCGGCAGCGCTGGGGCCGCCTCTTCGAGGAGCTGGACAGTAACAAGGATGGCCGCGTGGACGTGCGCGAGTTGCGCCAGGGACTGGCCCGGCTGGGCGGGGGCGACCCGGACCGCGACACCCAACAG GGCATCTCCTCCGAGGGCGACGCTGACCCAGGTGGTGGGCTCGACCTGGAGGAGTTTAGCCGCTACCTGCAGGAGCGGGAACAGCGCCTGCTGCTTCTGTTCCACAGTCTGGACCGGAATCAGGATG GTCATATCGATGTGTCTGAGATCCAGCAGAGTTTCCGAGCTCTAGGCATTTCCATCTCGCTGGAGCAAGCAGAGAAAATTCTGCACAG CATGGACCGTGACGGCACGATGACCATAGACTGGCAGGAATGGCGTGACCACTTCCTGTTGCATTCACTGGAGAATGTGGAGGATGTAGTCTATTTCTGGAAGCATTCTACG GTCTTGGACATTGGTGAGTGCCTGACTGTCCCTGATGAGTTTTCAGAGCAGGAGAAGCTAACTGGCATGTGGTGGAAGCAGCTGGTGGCGGGCGCAGTGGCAGGTGCTGTGTCGCGGACGGGCACAGCCCCTCTGGACCGCCTCAAGGTCTTCATGCAG GTCCATGCATCCAAGACCAACAAGCTAAACATCCTGGGAGGCCTAAAGAGCATGATCCGAGAGGGGGGCATGCGCTCCCTGTGGCGTGGCAATGGGATTAATGTGCTCAAGATTGCACCTGAGTCTGCTATCAAGTTCATGGCCTATGAGCAg ATCAAACGGGCCATTCGGGGGCAGCAGGAGACCCTGCACGTGCAGGAGCGCTTTGTGGCTGGCTCCCTAGCTGGTGCCACAGCCCAAACCATCATTTACCCCATGGAG GTGCTGAAGACGCGGCTGACCCTGCGCCGGACCGGCCAGTACAAGGGGCTGCTGGACTGTGCGTGGCAGATCCTGGAGCGGGAGGGGCCCCGCGCCTTCTACCGAGGCTACCTGCCCAACGTGCTGGGCATCATCCCCTACGCGGGCATCGACCTGGCCGTCTATGAG ACCCTGAAGAACCGGTGGCTCCAGCAGTATAGCCGCGACTCGGCCGACCCAGGCATCCTCGTGCTCCTGGCCTGCGGCACCATCTCCAGCACCTGTGGCCAGATAGCCAGTTACCCCCTGGCCCTGGTCCGGACCCGCATGCAGGCCCAAG GTTTCTCTTATgggtcctccccccaccctcccacccccacccccacacattcCTGA
- the SLC25A23 gene encoding mitochondrial adenyl nucleotide antiporter SLC25A23 isoform X4 yields MRGGPGDAERRQRWGRLFEELDSNKDGRVDVRELRQGLARLGGGDPDRDTQQGISSEGDADPGGGLDLEEFSRYLQEREQRLLLLFHSLDRNQDGHIDVSEIQQSFRALGISISLEQAEKILHSMDRDGTMTIDWQEWRDHFLLHSLENVEDVVYFWKHSTVLDIGECLTVPDEFSEQEKLTGMWWKQLVAGAVAGAVSRTGTAPLDRLKVFMQVHASKTNKLNILGGLKSMIREGGMRSLWRGNGINVLKIAPESAIKFMAYEQIKRAIRGQQETLHVQERFVAGSLAGATAQTIIYPMEVLKTRLTLRRTGQYKGLLDCAWQILEREGPRAFYRGYLPNVLGIIPYAGIDLAVYETLKNRWLQQYSRDSADPGILVLLACGTISSTCGQIASYPLALVRTRMQAQASIEGAPQLSMLGLLRHILSQEGVWGLYRGIAPNFMKVIPAVSISYVVYENMKQALGVTSRSLYTVGA; encoded by the exons ATGCGGGGGGGCCCGGGCGACGCGGAGCGGCGGCAGCGCTGGGGCCGCCTCTTCGAGGAGCTGGACAGTAACAAGGATGGCCGCGTGGACGTGCGCGAGTTGCGCCAGGGACTGGCCCGGCTGGGCGGGGGCGACCCGGACCGCGACACCCAACAG GGCATCTCCTCCGAGGGCGACGCTGACCCAGGTGGTGGGCTCGACCTGGAGGAGTTTAGCCGCTACCTGCAGGAGCGGGAACAGCGCCTGCTGCTTCTGTTCCACAGTCTGGACCGGAATCAGGATG GTCATATCGATGTGTCTGAGATCCAGCAGAGTTTCCGAGCTCTAGGCATTTCCATCTCGCTGGAGCAAGCAGAGAAAATTCTGCACAG CATGGACCGTGACGGCACGATGACCATAGACTGGCAGGAATGGCGTGACCACTTCCTGTTGCATTCACTGGAGAATGTGGAGGATGTAGTCTATTTCTGGAAGCATTCTACG GTCTTGGACATTGGTGAGTGCCTGACTGTCCCTGATGAGTTTTCAGAGCAGGAGAAGCTAACTGGCATGTGGTGGAAGCAGCTGGTGGCGGGCGCAGTGGCAGGTGCTGTGTCGCGGACGGGCACAGCCCCTCTGGACCGCCTCAAGGTCTTCATGCAG GTCCATGCATCCAAGACCAACAAGCTAAACATCCTGGGAGGCCTAAAGAGCATGATCCGAGAGGGGGGCATGCGCTCCCTGTGGCGTGGCAATGGGATTAATGTGCTCAAGATTGCACCTGAGTCTGCTATCAAGTTCATGGCCTATGAGCAg ATCAAACGGGCCATTCGGGGGCAGCAGGAGACCCTGCACGTGCAGGAGCGCTTTGTGGCTGGCTCCCTAGCTGGTGCCACAGCCCAAACCATCATTTACCCCATGGAG GTGCTGAAGACGCGGCTGACCCTGCGCCGGACCGGCCAGTACAAGGGGCTGCTGGACTGTGCGTGGCAGATCCTGGAGCGGGAGGGGCCCCGCGCCTTCTACCGAGGCTACCTGCCCAACGTGCTGGGCATCATCCCCTACGCGGGCATCGACCTGGCCGTCTATGAG ACCCTGAAGAACCGGTGGCTCCAGCAGTATAGCCGCGACTCGGCCGACCCAGGCATCCTCGTGCTCCTGGCCTGCGGCACCATCTCCAGCACCTGTGGCCAGATAGCCAGTTACCCCCTGGCCCTGGTCCGGACCCGCATGCAGGCCCAAG cctcCATCGAGGGCGCCCCCCAGCTCTCCATGCTGGGTCTGCTCCGTCACATCCTGTCCCAGGAGGGCGTGTGGGGCCTCTACCGGGGCATTGCCCCCAACTTCATGAAAGTTATCCCGGCTGTGAGCATCTCCTATGTGGTCTACGAGAACATGAAGCAGGCCCTGGGGGTCACGTCCAG ATCCCTTTACACCGTTGGGGCCTGA
- the SLC25A23 gene encoding mitochondrial adenyl nucleotide antiporter SLC25A23 isoform X3: MRGGPGDAERRQRWGRLFEELDSNKDGRVDVRELRQGLARLGGGDPDRDTQQGISSEGDADPGGGLDLEEFSRYLQEREQRLLLLFHSLDRNQDGHIDVSEIQQSFRALGISISLEQAEKILHSMDRDGTMTIDWQEWRDHFLLHSLENVEDVVYFWKHSTVLDIGECLTVPDEFSEQEKLTGMWWKQLVAGAVAGAVSRTGTAPLDRLKVFMQVHASKTNKLNILGGLKSMIREGGMRSLWRGNGINVLKIAPESAIKFMAYEQIKRAIRGQQETLHVQERFVAGSLAGATAQTIIYPMEVLKTRLTLRRTGQYKGLLDCAWQILEREGPRAFYRGYLPNVLGIIPYAGIDLAVYETLKNRWLQQYSRDSADPGILVLLACGTISSTCGQIASYPLALVRTRMQAQASIEGAPQLSMLGLLRHILSQEGVWGLYRGIAPNFMKVIPAVSISYVVYENMKQALGVTSSPGSLSSATGFWISRSLSHRILTMQCLDPGAPATGSQLPSPQPLDS, encoded by the exons ATGCGGGGGGGCCCGGGCGACGCGGAGCGGCGGCAGCGCTGGGGCCGCCTCTTCGAGGAGCTGGACAGTAACAAGGATGGCCGCGTGGACGTGCGCGAGTTGCGCCAGGGACTGGCCCGGCTGGGCGGGGGCGACCCGGACCGCGACACCCAACAG GGCATCTCCTCCGAGGGCGACGCTGACCCAGGTGGTGGGCTCGACCTGGAGGAGTTTAGCCGCTACCTGCAGGAGCGGGAACAGCGCCTGCTGCTTCTGTTCCACAGTCTGGACCGGAATCAGGATG GTCATATCGATGTGTCTGAGATCCAGCAGAGTTTCCGAGCTCTAGGCATTTCCATCTCGCTGGAGCAAGCAGAGAAAATTCTGCACAG CATGGACCGTGACGGCACGATGACCATAGACTGGCAGGAATGGCGTGACCACTTCCTGTTGCATTCACTGGAGAATGTGGAGGATGTAGTCTATTTCTGGAAGCATTCTACG GTCTTGGACATTGGTGAGTGCCTGACTGTCCCTGATGAGTTTTCAGAGCAGGAGAAGCTAACTGGCATGTGGTGGAAGCAGCTGGTGGCGGGCGCAGTGGCAGGTGCTGTGTCGCGGACGGGCACAGCCCCTCTGGACCGCCTCAAGGTCTTCATGCAG GTCCATGCATCCAAGACCAACAAGCTAAACATCCTGGGAGGCCTAAAGAGCATGATCCGAGAGGGGGGCATGCGCTCCCTGTGGCGTGGCAATGGGATTAATGTGCTCAAGATTGCACCTGAGTCTGCTATCAAGTTCATGGCCTATGAGCAg ATCAAACGGGCCATTCGGGGGCAGCAGGAGACCCTGCACGTGCAGGAGCGCTTTGTGGCTGGCTCCCTAGCTGGTGCCACAGCCCAAACCATCATTTACCCCATGGAG GTGCTGAAGACGCGGCTGACCCTGCGCCGGACCGGCCAGTACAAGGGGCTGCTGGACTGTGCGTGGCAGATCCTGGAGCGGGAGGGGCCCCGCGCCTTCTACCGAGGCTACCTGCCCAACGTGCTGGGCATCATCCCCTACGCGGGCATCGACCTGGCCGTCTATGAG ACCCTGAAGAACCGGTGGCTCCAGCAGTATAGCCGCGACTCGGCCGACCCAGGCATCCTCGTGCTCCTGGCCTGCGGCACCATCTCCAGCACCTGTGGCCAGATAGCCAGTTACCCCCTGGCCCTGGTCCGGACCCGCATGCAGGCCCAAG cctcCATCGAGGGCGCCCCCCAGCTCTCCATGCTGGGTCTGCTCCGTCACATCCTGTCCCAGGAGGGCGTGTGGGGCCTCTACCGGGGCATTGCCCCCAACTTCATGAAAGTTATCCCGGCTGTGAGCATCTCCTATGTGGTCTACGAGAACATGAAGCAGGCCCTGGGGGTCACGTCCAG CCCTGGATCTCTAAGCTCGGCCACTGGATTCTGGATATCAAGAAGCCTCAGCCACCGGATCCTGACAATGCAATGCCTAGATCCCGGGGCCCCAGCCACTGGATCCCAGCTCCCCTCACCCCAACCACTGGATTCCTGA
- the SLC25A23 gene encoding mitochondrial adenyl nucleotide antiporter SLC25A23 isoform X1 produces MRGGPGDAERRQRWGRLFEELDSNKDGRVDVRELRQGLARLGGGDPDRDTQQGISSEGDADPGGGLDLEEFSRYLQEREQRLLLLFHSLDRNQDGHIDVSEIQQSFRALGISISLEQAEKILHSMDRDGTMTIDWQEWRDHFLLHSLENVEDVVYFWKHSTVLDIGECLTVPDEFSEQEKLTGMWWKQLVAGAVAGAVSRTGTAPLDRLKVFMQVHASKTNKLNILGGLKSMIREGGMRSLWRGNGINVLKIAPESAIKFMAYEQIKRAIRGQQETLHVQERFVAGSLAGATAQTIIYPMEVLKTRLTLRRTGQYKGLLDCAWQILEREGPRAFYRGYLPNVLGIIPYAGIDLAVYETLKNRWLQQYSRDSADPGILVLLACGTISSTCGQIASYPLALVRTRMQAQASIEGAPQLSMLGLLRHILSQEGVWGLYRGIAPNFMKVIPAVSISYVVYENMKQALGVTSRSTHHREYPSPCLNTQAPDPALGPRSPKPLADPRSSCFLQPWISKLGHWILDIKKPQPPDPDNAMPRSRGPSHWIPAPLTPTTGFLNSFTLTLSPGSLCFDYWIPYISTTTPSTPNHRISDSQALTSRTLAPKIAI; encoded by the exons ATGCGGGGGGGCCCGGGCGACGCGGAGCGGCGGCAGCGCTGGGGCCGCCTCTTCGAGGAGCTGGACAGTAACAAGGATGGCCGCGTGGACGTGCGCGAGTTGCGCCAGGGACTGGCCCGGCTGGGCGGGGGCGACCCGGACCGCGACACCCAACAG GGCATCTCCTCCGAGGGCGACGCTGACCCAGGTGGTGGGCTCGACCTGGAGGAGTTTAGCCGCTACCTGCAGGAGCGGGAACAGCGCCTGCTGCTTCTGTTCCACAGTCTGGACCGGAATCAGGATG GTCATATCGATGTGTCTGAGATCCAGCAGAGTTTCCGAGCTCTAGGCATTTCCATCTCGCTGGAGCAAGCAGAGAAAATTCTGCACAG CATGGACCGTGACGGCACGATGACCATAGACTGGCAGGAATGGCGTGACCACTTCCTGTTGCATTCACTGGAGAATGTGGAGGATGTAGTCTATTTCTGGAAGCATTCTACG GTCTTGGACATTGGTGAGTGCCTGACTGTCCCTGATGAGTTTTCAGAGCAGGAGAAGCTAACTGGCATGTGGTGGAAGCAGCTGGTGGCGGGCGCAGTGGCAGGTGCTGTGTCGCGGACGGGCACAGCCCCTCTGGACCGCCTCAAGGTCTTCATGCAG GTCCATGCATCCAAGACCAACAAGCTAAACATCCTGGGAGGCCTAAAGAGCATGATCCGAGAGGGGGGCATGCGCTCCCTGTGGCGTGGCAATGGGATTAATGTGCTCAAGATTGCACCTGAGTCTGCTATCAAGTTCATGGCCTATGAGCAg ATCAAACGGGCCATTCGGGGGCAGCAGGAGACCCTGCACGTGCAGGAGCGCTTTGTGGCTGGCTCCCTAGCTGGTGCCACAGCCCAAACCATCATTTACCCCATGGAG GTGCTGAAGACGCGGCTGACCCTGCGCCGGACCGGCCAGTACAAGGGGCTGCTGGACTGTGCGTGGCAGATCCTGGAGCGGGAGGGGCCCCGCGCCTTCTACCGAGGCTACCTGCCCAACGTGCTGGGCATCATCCCCTACGCGGGCATCGACCTGGCCGTCTATGAG ACCCTGAAGAACCGGTGGCTCCAGCAGTATAGCCGCGACTCGGCCGACCCAGGCATCCTCGTGCTCCTGGCCTGCGGCACCATCTCCAGCACCTGTGGCCAGATAGCCAGTTACCCCCTGGCCCTGGTCCGGACCCGCATGCAGGCCCAAG cctcCATCGAGGGCGCCCCCCAGCTCTCCATGCTGGGTCTGCTCCGTCACATCCTGTCCCAGGAGGGCGTGTGGGGCCTCTACCGGGGCATTGCCCCCAACTTCATGAAAGTTATCCCGGCTGTGAGCATCTCCTATGTGGTCTACGAGAACATGAAGCAGGCCCTGGGGGTCACGTCCAG GAGTACCCATCACCGTGAGTACCCATCACCATGCCTAAACACTCAGGCCCCAGATCCAGCACTGGGTCCTAGATCCCCAAAACCACTGGCGGATCCCAGATCCTCATGCTTCCTCCAGCCCTGGATCTCTAAGCTCGGCCACTGGATTCTGGATATCAAGAAGCCTCAGCCACCGGATCCTGACAATGCAATGCCTAGATCCCGGGGCCCCAGCCACTGGATCCCAGCTCCCCTCACCCCAACCACTGGATTCCTGAATTCCTTTACCTTGACACTGAGTCCTGGATCCCTCTGCTTTGACTACTGGATTCCCTACATTTCAACCACTACACCCTCAACCCCCAACCACCGGATCTCGGATTCCCAAGCCCTGACCAGCCGGACCCTGGCTCCTAAAATCGCAATATGA
- the SLC25A23 gene encoding mitochondrial adenyl nucleotide antiporter SLC25A23 isoform X2, which yields MRGGPGDAERRQRWGRLFEELDSNKDGRVDVRELRQGLARLGGGDPDRDTQQGISSEGDADPGGGLDLEEFSRYLQEREQRLLLLFHSLDRNQDGHIDVSEIQQSFRALGISISLEQAEKILHSMDRDGTMTIDWQEWRDHFLLHSLENVEDVVYFWKHSTVLDIGECLTVPDEFSEQEKLTGMWWKQLVAGAVAGAVSRTGTAPLDRLKVFMQVHASKTNKLNILGGLKSMIREGGMRSLWRGNGINVLKIAPESAIKFMAYEQVLKTRLTLRRTGQYKGLLDCAWQILEREGPRAFYRGYLPNVLGIIPYAGIDLAVYETLKNRWLQQYSRDSADPGILVLLACGTISSTCGQIASYPLALVRTRMQAQASIEGAPQLSMLGLLRHILSQEGVWGLYRGIAPNFMKVIPAVSISYVVYENMKQALGVTSRSTHHREYPSPCLNTQAPDPALGPRSPKPLADPRSSCFLQPWISKLGHWILDIKKPQPPDPDNAMPRSRGPSHWIPAPLTPTTGFLNSFTLTLSPGSLCFDYWIPYISTTTPSTPNHRISDSQALTSRTLAPKIAI from the exons ATGCGGGGGGGCCCGGGCGACGCGGAGCGGCGGCAGCGCTGGGGCCGCCTCTTCGAGGAGCTGGACAGTAACAAGGATGGCCGCGTGGACGTGCGCGAGTTGCGCCAGGGACTGGCCCGGCTGGGCGGGGGCGACCCGGACCGCGACACCCAACAG GGCATCTCCTCCGAGGGCGACGCTGACCCAGGTGGTGGGCTCGACCTGGAGGAGTTTAGCCGCTACCTGCAGGAGCGGGAACAGCGCCTGCTGCTTCTGTTCCACAGTCTGGACCGGAATCAGGATG GTCATATCGATGTGTCTGAGATCCAGCAGAGTTTCCGAGCTCTAGGCATTTCCATCTCGCTGGAGCAAGCAGAGAAAATTCTGCACAG CATGGACCGTGACGGCACGATGACCATAGACTGGCAGGAATGGCGTGACCACTTCCTGTTGCATTCACTGGAGAATGTGGAGGATGTAGTCTATTTCTGGAAGCATTCTACG GTCTTGGACATTGGTGAGTGCCTGACTGTCCCTGATGAGTTTTCAGAGCAGGAGAAGCTAACTGGCATGTGGTGGAAGCAGCTGGTGGCGGGCGCAGTGGCAGGTGCTGTGTCGCGGACGGGCACAGCCCCTCTGGACCGCCTCAAGGTCTTCATGCAG GTCCATGCATCCAAGACCAACAAGCTAAACATCCTGGGAGGCCTAAAGAGCATGATCCGAGAGGGGGGCATGCGCTCCCTGTGGCGTGGCAATGGGATTAATGTGCTCAAGATTGCACCTGAGTCTGCTATCAAGTTCATGGCCTATGAGCAg GTGCTGAAGACGCGGCTGACCCTGCGCCGGACCGGCCAGTACAAGGGGCTGCTGGACTGTGCGTGGCAGATCCTGGAGCGGGAGGGGCCCCGCGCCTTCTACCGAGGCTACCTGCCCAACGTGCTGGGCATCATCCCCTACGCGGGCATCGACCTGGCCGTCTATGAG ACCCTGAAGAACCGGTGGCTCCAGCAGTATAGCCGCGACTCGGCCGACCCAGGCATCCTCGTGCTCCTGGCCTGCGGCACCATCTCCAGCACCTGTGGCCAGATAGCCAGTTACCCCCTGGCCCTGGTCCGGACCCGCATGCAGGCCCAAG cctcCATCGAGGGCGCCCCCCAGCTCTCCATGCTGGGTCTGCTCCGTCACATCCTGTCCCAGGAGGGCGTGTGGGGCCTCTACCGGGGCATTGCCCCCAACTTCATGAAAGTTATCCCGGCTGTGAGCATCTCCTATGTGGTCTACGAGAACATGAAGCAGGCCCTGGGGGTCACGTCCAG GAGTACCCATCACCGTGAGTACCCATCACCATGCCTAAACACTCAGGCCCCAGATCCAGCACTGGGTCCTAGATCCCCAAAACCACTGGCGGATCCCAGATCCTCATGCTTCCTCCAGCCCTGGATCTCTAAGCTCGGCCACTGGATTCTGGATATCAAGAAGCCTCAGCCACCGGATCCTGACAATGCAATGCCTAGATCCCGGGGCCCCAGCCACTGGATCCCAGCTCCCCTCACCCCAACCACTGGATTCCTGAATTCCTTTACCTTGACACTGAGTCCTGGATCCCTCTGCTTTGACTACTGGATTCCCTACATTTCAACCACTACACCCTCAACCCCCAACCACCGGATCTCGGATTCCCAAGCCCTGACCAGCCGGACCCTGGCTCCTAAAATCGCAATATGA